The following coding sequences are from one Hydra vulgaris chromosome 04, alternate assembly HydraT2T_AEP window:
- the LOC136079074 gene encoding putative ascorbate peroxidase: MLFLLGLQYFALVFSCMEAVQIFPTFKDYNKAKTDLLNLIESFKVNRDLPMIAGCVRLAFHDCIGKYKCDGCIDHTNRGNAGLKTITDRLNALYDASHKGKISRADFYALAAVVALTRSTFDAPVKYLGLKDFKVGRGDCETSPNQVQSVDPPKGTDGTRKTFKFFKDEFKFSVNEAVTILGAHTLGRCKLENSGFVGSWVDEQFSTVTQGPFTLAPTSVLDNAYYREIIDVVPWIQVTINGTQKQWQEPDSPIPNDRLPESNRTSLLLNSDMANSWIIEPIDKSGSVLCSPASQTVQCKHSAAHRQAARFARDNALWVKEFTEVFNRMIEMNRYVLKKAPTK; encoded by the coding sequence ATGCTGTTTTTACTTGGTCTTCAGTATTTTGCGTTGGTGTTTTCGTGCATGGAGGCGGTTCAAATTTTTCCcacttttaaagattataataaaGCTAAAACCGACTTGCTCAATTTGATTGAATCTTTTAAAGTAAATAGAGACTTGCCAATGATTGCTGGCTGTGTACGTCTGGCTTTTCACGATTGCATTGGTAAATACAAATGCGATGGATGCATAGATCATACAAACAGAGGTAACGCTGGACTAAAAACAATAACCGACCGTCTTAATGCATTATACGACGCTTCACATAAAGGGAAAATATCTAGAGCAGATTTCTACGCTTTAGCCGCTGTTGTTGCTCTCACAAGGTCAACATTTGATGCTCCAGTTAAATACTTAGGACTAAAAGACTTCAAAGTTGGAAGAGGAGATTGCGAAACCTCCCCTAATCAAGTTCAAAGTGTTGATCCACCAAAAGGCACCGATGGAACCAGAAAAACGTTTAAATTCTTTAAGGACGAATTTAAATTTAGCGTTAATGAAGCAGTAACCATTTTAGGAGCACACACGCTCGGACGATGCAAGCTGGAAAACTCTGGTTTTGTTGGAAGCTGGGTCGACGAACAATTTTCAACAGTTACTCAGGGACCATTCACACTAGCTCCAACTAGCGTTCTTGACAATGCTTACTACAGAGAAATTATAGATGTTGTTCCGTGGATCCAAGTAACCATCAACGGTACACAAAAGCAATGGCAAGAACCAGACAGCCCAATACCCAATGACCGGTTGCCAGAGTCTAACAGGACATCATTGCTTTTAAACTCAGATATGGCTAATTCTTGGATTATTGAACCGATTGATAAAAGTGGATCTGTTTTATGTTCTCCAGCTTCGCAAACAGTACAATGTAAGCATTCAGCTGCTCACCGACAAGCAGCTCGATTTGCACGTGATAATGCGTTGTGGGTAAAAGAGTTTACTGAAGTATTTAACCGCATGATTGAAATGAATAGATATGTCTTAAAGAAAGCtccaacaaaataa